A part of Solenopsis invicta isolate M01_SB chromosome 2, UNIL_Sinv_3.0, whole genome shotgun sequence genomic DNA contains:
- the LOC105199091 gene encoding very-long-chain 3-oxoacyl-CoA reductase isoform X1 produces the protein MKRGGESRIAIKLLLQFTVRMALSWLEIIFLIILAFVTLRALVKTGILLWKKLIAPKLGFSIDLRTQGKWAVVTGATDGLGKAFAKALAERGMDIVLVSRSLSKLKDVAAEIERKYNVETRVIEADLTEGQVVYSEIGKATQDLEVGVLVNNAGASYDHPEMFTQVSEEMIARILQLNVAGVTGVARAVLPGMMERGKGVVINVSSTAAAIPSPYLSVYAASKAYIDKLSADLATEAAPRGVTVQCVLPGPVATKMSRIRKATWMAPTPEKFVQSSLKTIGIEMRTTGYIPHSVIIGVMNALRYISETGAMWLVTKTMLNLRGRALRKKTKTSVDMWDSSQGDTVSS, from the exons aATGGCGTTAAGCTGGCTGGAgataatatttctgataatacTAGCGTTCGTCACCTTAAGAGCTCTCGTGAAAACTGGGATTCTATTGTGGAAAAAATTGATAGCTCCGAAACTTGGATTTTCAATCGATTTGCGAACGCAGGGGAAATGGGCTGTAGTGACCGGTGCAACGGATGGCCTCGGAAAGGCATTCGCCAAGGCGCTTGCCGAGCGGGGCATGGACATTGTCTTGGTCTCACGTTCTTTATCCAAGCTGAAGGATGTGGCTGCCGAGATCGAGCGGAAATATAACGTAGAAACTCGCGTCATTGAAGCGGATTTAACCGAAGGTCAGGTTGTCTATTCCGAAATTGGCAAAGCGACACAAGACTTGGAG GTCGGTGTCCTTGTCAATAATGCCGGCGCGAGTTACGACCATCCGGAAATGTTCACGCAAGTGTCGGAGGAGATGATCGCCAGAATACTACAACTTAACGTGGCCGGAGTGACGGGGGTCGCGAGAGCGGTGCTACCTGGCATGATGGAACGAGGGAAAGGGGTAGTTATCAACGTGAGTTCAACGGCCGCGGCTATTCCGAGCCCATACCTGTCAGTTTATGCCGCTAGTAAAGCGTATATCGACAAGCTCAGCGCCGACCTGGCTACGGAAGCTGCGCCAAGGGGCGTTACCGTTCAATGCGTCCTACCCGGCCCGGTCGCCACGAAGATGTCCAGGATCAG gAAAGCAACGTGGATGGCGCCTACCCCGGAAAAGTTCGTCCAGTCGTCGCTGAAAACAATCGGCATCGAAATGCGCACAACCGGATATATACCGCATTCCGTGATCATTGGCGTCATGAACGCGCTGCGCTACATTTCGGAAACAGGTGCGATGTGGCTAGTAACGAAGACGATGCTCAACTTAAGGGGACGAGCCCTCCGTAAGAAGACAAAAACCTCAGTGGACATGTGGGACTCTTCGCAAGGGGACACCGTCTCTAGTTGA
- the LOC105199091 gene encoding very-long-chain 3-oxoacyl-CoA reductase isoform X2, with the protein MALSWLEIIFLIILAFVTLRALVKTGILLWKKLIAPKLGFSIDLRTQGKWAVVTGATDGLGKAFAKALAERGMDIVLVSRSLSKLKDVAAEIERKYNVETRVIEADLTEGQVVYSEIGKATQDLEVGVLVNNAGASYDHPEMFTQVSEEMIARILQLNVAGVTGVARAVLPGMMERGKGVVINVSSTAAAIPSPYLSVYAASKAYIDKLSADLATEAAPRGVTVQCVLPGPVATKMSRIRKATWMAPTPEKFVQSSLKTIGIEMRTTGYIPHSVIIGVMNALRYISETGAMWLVTKTMLNLRGRALRKKTKTSVDMWDSSQGDTVSS; encoded by the exons ATGGCGTTAAGCTGGCTGGAgataatatttctgataatacTAGCGTTCGTCACCTTAAGAGCTCTCGTGAAAACTGGGATTCTATTGTGGAAAAAATTGATAGCTCCGAAACTTGGATTTTCAATCGATTTGCGAACGCAGGGGAAATGGGCTGTAGTGACCGGTGCAACGGATGGCCTCGGAAAGGCATTCGCCAAGGCGCTTGCCGAGCGGGGCATGGACATTGTCTTGGTCTCACGTTCTTTATCCAAGCTGAAGGATGTGGCTGCCGAGATCGAGCGGAAATATAACGTAGAAACTCGCGTCATTGAAGCGGATTTAACCGAAGGTCAGGTTGTCTATTCCGAAATTGGCAAAGCGACACAAGACTTGGAG GTCGGTGTCCTTGTCAATAATGCCGGCGCGAGTTACGACCATCCGGAAATGTTCACGCAAGTGTCGGAGGAGATGATCGCCAGAATACTACAACTTAACGTGGCCGGAGTGACGGGGGTCGCGAGAGCGGTGCTACCTGGCATGATGGAACGAGGGAAAGGGGTAGTTATCAACGTGAGTTCAACGGCCGCGGCTATTCCGAGCCCATACCTGTCAGTTTATGCCGCTAGTAAAGCGTATATCGACAAGCTCAGCGCCGACCTGGCTACGGAAGCTGCGCCAAGGGGCGTTACCGTTCAATGCGTCCTACCCGGCCCGGTCGCCACGAAGATGTCCAGGATCAG gAAAGCAACGTGGATGGCGCCTACCCCGGAAAAGTTCGTCCAGTCGTCGCTGAAAACAATCGGCATCGAAATGCGCACAACCGGATATATACCGCATTCCGTGATCATTGGCGTCATGAACGCGCTGCGCTACATTTCGGAAACAGGTGCGATGTGGCTAGTAACGAAGACGATGCTCAACTTAAGGGGACGAGCCCTCCGTAAGAAGACAAAAACCTCAGTGGACATGTGGGACTCTTCGCAAGGGGACACCGTCTCTAGTTGA
- the LOC105199094 gene encoding LOW QUALITY PROTEIN: mucin-5AC (The sequence of the model RefSeq protein was modified relative to this genomic sequence to represent the inferred CDS: inserted 1 base in 1 codon) translates to MRAIQCCVCLALLLMTASAVPASSKGDTAKIKKTTTIASGGGKNASVITATTASAAASRPIASATLHSSIATATTTATAPKTAAATSGGTTTLKLSTSSSTTIATAAKATAKATAKATTTTTXGVASSASSPTTSIPTSRDPQGSSPTYITETSPRIISPTQHTAATVLSSRKSAASATAAVADVTTTAPLTAKETRESPGKIRPQIKLTTNYTTTSETGVRLPEGASAALAKPTKYHYYPHNQHIYLLPECAVQQVCNAVYVRLNFTQPLCACPGRYRDPCSASLDSDDLHTTELVTDQRTKALTLVKTCEPVAEMRECRASRDWSLLALQNVRTGKSHYLVICRCPDTNILEGPMSHDQPTYASVPGIRVYGMMCVQGNRRGRPLRYSRSVSAYAEDEEKPRFPWDKVRQLMATPSFWE, encoded by the exons ATGCGGGCTATCCAGTGTTGCGTTTGCCTGGCGTTGCTGCTGATGACAGCGTCGGCCGTACCGGCGTCGTCGAAGGGCGACACGGCCAAGATCAAGAAGACCACGACGATCGCGAGCGGAGGAGGCAAGAACGCTTCGGTGATCACCGCGACGACTGCGTCGGCGGCGGCGTCCAGGCCAATCGCGTCCGCCACGTTACATTCGTCGatcgcgacggcgacgacgacggcaacggcgcCGAAGACGGCCGCCGCCACGTCCGGTGGCACGACGACGCTGAAGCTGTCGACGTCCTCGTCGACGACGATCGCGACGGCGGCGAAGGCGACGGCGAAGGCGACAGCaaaggcgacgacgacgacga atggcgtcgcgtcgtcggcgtcgtcccccacgacgagcatcccgACCTCCCGTGATCCGCAGGGCTCGAGTCCCACCTACATCACCGAGACGTCGCCGAGGATAATCTCGCCCACTCAACATACCGCGGCCACGGTGCTGTCGTCGAGAAAATCAGCGGCCTCGGCAACCGCCGCGGTCGCCGATGTCACGACCACCGCGCCTTTGACGGCCAAGGAGACGCGGGAATCGCCCGGCAAGATTAGACCGCAAATCAAACTGACAACAAATTACACCACCACCAGCGAG ACGGGGGTACGACTGCCGGAGGGGGCGAGCGCGGCGCTCGCCAAACCGACCAAGTATCACTACTACCCGCACAATCAGCATATCTACTTGCTGCCGGAGTGCGCCGTCCAGCAGGTGTGCAACGCCGTCTACGTCCGGCTCAACTTTACGCAACCGCTCTGCGCCTGTCCCGGAAGGTACCGGGACCCCTGCAGCGCATCCTTGGACAGCGACGACCTGCACACGACCGAGCTGGTGACCGATCAGCGAACCAAG GCCTTGACCTTGGTGAAAACGTGCGAGCCGGTCGCCGAAATGAGAGAGTGCAGAGCGTCGCGGGACTGGTCCCTGTTGGCGCTGCAGAACGTGCGTACGGGAAAGTCTCACTATCTCGTGATATGCCGATGTCCCGACACAAACATACTCG AGGGGCCTATGAGCCACGATCAACCAACTTACGCCAGCGTCCCGGGTATTCGGGTGTACGGAATGATGTGCGTTCAGGGAAACAGAAGGGGACGACCGCTACGATATTCGCGCAGTGTTTCAG CGTACGCAGAGGACGAGGAGAAACCACGTTTCCCTTGGGACAAGGTGCGACAGCTGATGGCGACGCCGTCTTTTTGGGAATAG